A genomic region of Bradyrhizobium sp. ORS 278 contains the following coding sequences:
- a CDS encoding thermonuclease family protein encodes MARARMMICRPRLAGVTPVATAIAASAVVVVTASTGLGAPCTFAELGDGHVSEIVDARSVRLSDGREIRLAGIEAPAPEHRAAATDALVALLRDRDIVLRGDDDAPDRYGRQRAFAFVAGADQSAQSELLRQGAVLRGIDLPDRDCALSLAAAETEARAARRGLWNMGTVIKNAESPDDILAGVGLFTVVEGKVLSVRQAGTTTYLNFARNWTRGFAVIIPKRMMAVLEGAGIDVKSLANRQVRVRGWIEAHAGPRLELTQSAQIEILSGN; translated from the coding sequence ATGGCGCGTGCACGCATGATGATCTGCAGACCAAGGCTCGCCGGCGTGACGCCGGTTGCGACGGCCATCGCGGCATCGGCCGTCGTGGTCGTGACGGCATCGACGGGCCTTGGCGCTCCCTGCACGTTCGCCGAGCTTGGCGACGGTCATGTCAGCGAGATCGTCGATGCGCGCAGCGTGCGCCTGAGCGATGGCCGCGAGATCCGGCTCGCCGGCATCGAGGCGCCAGCGCCCGAGCATCGCGCGGCGGCGACGGACGCGCTCGTCGCGCTGCTGCGCGACCGCGACATCGTGCTGCGCGGCGACGATGACGCACCGGACCGCTACGGCCGGCAGCGCGCCTTCGCCTTCGTCGCCGGTGCCGACCAATCCGCCCAGAGCGAACTGCTGCGGCAGGGCGCCGTGCTCCGCGGCATCGACCTGCCTGACCGCGACTGCGCCCTCAGCCTGGCTGCGGCGGAGACCGAGGCGCGGGCTGCGCGACGGGGGCTCTGGAATATGGGGACCGTCATAAAAAACGCTGAAAGTCCAGACGATATTTTGGCTGGCGTAGGGCTATTTACGGTTGTCGAAGGGAAGGTGTTGTCCGTACGACAGGCAGGGACAACGACCTATCTGAACTTCGCTCGTAACTGGACACGGGGCTTCGCTGTGATTATTCCAAAGCGTATGATGGCGGTATTGGAAGGTGCCGGCATCGACGTCAAATCACTTGCGAATCGGCAGGTTCGGGTGCGCGGTTGGATTGAAGCGCATGCGGGTCCGAGGCTGGAACTGACGCAGAGCGCGCAGATTGAGATTTTGAGCGGCAATTGA
- a CDS encoding RNA-binding S4 domain-containing protein has protein sequence MTRRTTPTSDTPSERQRLDKWLWHARVVKARTSAAALVSSGHVRVNGVRETSPGHGVKTGDVLTIALDRSVRVLKVTGFAERRGDAASVRGLYDDLDGAGRS, from the coding sequence CTGACGAGAAGGACAACGCCCACGTCCGACACCCCGTCAGAGCGCCAGCGCCTCGATAAATGGCTGTGGCATGCGCGCGTGGTGAAGGCCCGCACCAGCGCCGCAGCGCTGGTCTCGTCAGGCCATGTCCGCGTCAATGGCGTGCGCGAGACGTCGCCGGGCCACGGCGTGAAAACCGGCGATGTGCTGACGATCGCGCTCGATCGCAGCGTGCGCGTGCTGAAGGTGACGGGCTTCGCCGAGCGGCGCGGCGACGCGGCCTCAGTGCGCGGCCTCTATGATGATCTCGACGGTGCCGGACGCAGCTGA
- a CDS encoding CarD family transcriptional regulator, whose amino-acid sequence MPEKTAKTAAKASAAKTTLAKDSVAKAAPAKAAAAPKATKTAVPAAAPAAAKPPVAAKPAAPAAAAPRVEEKKLPTQRQGFKTNEFVVYPAHGVGQILAIEEQEIAGAKLELFVINFIKDKMTLRVPTAKVANVGMRKLSDPALVKKALETLKGRARVKRTMWSRRAQEYEAKINSGDIVAIAEVVRDLYRSESQPEQSYSERQLYEAALDRLSREIAVVQHSTETEAVKEIETQLAKSPRRGAKTEADAVAEGDADAESDADDIDGDDTAVADEAA is encoded by the coding sequence ATGCCTGAAAAGACTGCCAAGACTGCCGCGAAAGCATCCGCCGCGAAGACCACTCTTGCAAAGGACTCGGTTGCCAAGGCCGCCCCGGCCAAGGCTGCCGCTGCGCCCAAGGCCACCAAGACGGCCGTTCCTGCTGCTGCCCCTGCTGCCGCCAAGCCCCCCGTTGCCGCCAAGCCGGCTGCCCCCGCTGCGGCCGCGCCGCGCGTCGAGGAGAAGAAATTGCCGACTCAGCGCCAGGGCTTCAAGACCAACGAATTCGTCGTCTACCCCGCTCACGGCGTCGGCCAGATCCTGGCCATCGAGGAGCAGGAGATCGCGGGCGCCAAGCTCGAGCTGTTCGTCATCAACTTCATCAAGGACAAGATGACGTTGCGCGTGCCGACCGCCAAGGTCGCCAATGTCGGCATGCGCAAGCTGTCCGACCCGGCGCTGGTCAAGAAGGCACTGGAGACGCTGAAGGGCCGCGCCCGCGTGAAGCGCACGATGTGGTCGCGCCGCGCCCAGGAGTACGAAGCGAAGATCAATTCGGGCGACATCGTCGCGATCGCCGAGGTCGTGCGCGACCTGTATCGCTCGGAGTCGCAGCCGGAGCAGTCCTACAGCGAACGTCAGCTGTATGAAGCCGCGCTGGATCGCCTGTCGCGCGAGATCGCGGTCGTGCAGCACTCGACCGAGACCGAAGCCGTCAAGGAGATCGAAACGCAGCTCGCCAAGAGCCCGCGCCGCGGCGCCAAGACCGAAGCCGACGCTGTCGCCGAGGGCGATGCCGACGCCGAGAGTGATGCCGACGATATCGACGGCGACGACACCGCCGTGGCGGATGAGGCTGCCTGA
- a CDS encoding helicase-related protein, which produces MAFSSSSAASPFERASDRASDRAPGSGVTAVLGPTNTGKTHLAIERMLAHSSGIIGLPLRLLAREVYNKIADRVGSETVALITGEEKIKPKSPRYWVSTVEAMPRDLDVSFLAVDEIQIASDLERGHVFTDRILNRRGRDETLLLGAATMRPIIERLLPGASMVTRPRLSQLEFAGDRKITRQPRRTAIVAFSADEVYAIAELIRRQHGGAAVVLGSLSPRTRNAQVAMFQNGDVDYLVATDAIGMGLNLDVDHVAFASDRKYDGYQFRRLTPSEFAQIAGRAGRATRNGTFGTTGRCAPFEPELVNALQNHTFDSVKMLQWRNSKLDFASLSALQVSLALAPGHEVLTRAPIAEDLRVLDHAARDAEVRDMAHGAAAVERLWETCQIPDYRRLSPAAHAELVTTVFGFLMQKGRIPDAWYAAQVDQADRTDGDIDTLSGRIAQIRTWTFVANRPDWLRDPEYWQGITRDLENKLSDALHERLTERFVDRRTSVLMRRLRENSVLNTEIGKTGEVIVEGHAIGRLDGFTFAPDTAEAGSEAKALQAAAQKALAGEIEARAEKLSNAPDEHIVLTADGTLRWTGDAVAKLVAADDALHPRLRIIADERLTGAARDKVQARLDLWLKTHVEKLLGPLFELSKAEDITGIARGIAFQLVEALGVIERNKIAAEMKDLDQPSRATLRKYGVRFGAYHIYVPALLKPAARALAALLWAEKQGNVDMSALTGAQHLASSGRTSFPVDKALPRDAYRVLGYKQAGERAVRVDILERLADLIRPALAWRETTQGEKPAGAFDGRGFVVTQAMTSLTGSAGEDFASILRALGYRMEKRPPLPPKPVEKPVEAAAPDEAPAETAAAETAAAQPDAQVPTVAEAAVAPVTEQVMDAPAEPQVETTAASALSSLPTVDFVAPAPAEELPVVETSEDAAATEAAQPASVEVAAADAPQAEAAQQVVPADGATAEASAAEPAADAAEAAPAAEPVLVEVWRPGGRSEERRPRHEHHQRNRHRPQHDRGQAAPGEQPAAGAAPAEGEGRERHHRGHGRRDRVKEFGKDFRKGPPREGSEAPAAEGAPARDDRGPRRDHDAKGRDQGRDQNRDRNKGGKFGGDREGRGGRDFGKGGRDKRDGGPALRPYASSGGGGRDRDRPVDPNSPFAKLAALKEQLAANNRKD; this is translated from the coding sequence TTGGGTCTCGACCGTGGAGGCGATGCCACGCGACCTCGACGTGTCGTTCCTCGCCGTCGACGAGATCCAGATCGCGTCCGATCTCGAGCGCGGCCACGTCTTCACCGACCGCATCCTCAACCGTCGCGGCCGCGACGAGACGCTGCTGCTCGGCGCTGCGACGATGCGCCCGATCATCGAGCGGCTGTTGCCTGGCGCCTCGATGGTGACGCGGCCGAGATTGTCGCAGCTCGAATTCGCCGGCGACCGCAAGATCACGCGACAGCCGCGGCGGACCGCGATCGTCGCCTTCTCGGCCGACGAGGTCTATGCGATCGCGGAGCTGATCCGCCGCCAGCATGGCGGGGCGGCCGTCGTGCTCGGCTCATTGTCGCCGCGGACACGCAACGCGCAGGTCGCGATGTTCCAGAATGGCGACGTCGATTATCTCGTCGCGACCGACGCGATCGGCATGGGCCTCAACCTCGATGTCGATCACGTCGCTTTTGCCTCGGATCGCAAATATGACGGCTATCAGTTCCGCCGCCTGACGCCGTCGGAGTTTGCCCAGATCGCGGGCCGCGCCGGGCGCGCGACGCGCAACGGGACCTTCGGCACCACCGGGCGTTGTGCGCCGTTCGAGCCCGAGCTGGTCAACGCGCTTCAGAACCACACCTTCGACAGCGTGAAGATGCTGCAATGGCGCAATTCGAAGCTGGATTTCGCCTCCCTCAGCGCGCTGCAGGTGTCGCTGGCGCTGGCGCCGGGGCACGAGGTGCTGACGCGGGCGCCGATCGCCGAGGATCTGCGCGTGCTCGACCACGCCGCGCGCGACGCCGAGGTGCGCGACATGGCGCATGGCGCCGCTGCGGTCGAGCGCCTCTGGGAAACCTGCCAGATTCCCGATTATCGCCGGCTGTCACCGGCCGCCCATGCCGAGCTCGTCACCACGGTGTTCGGCTTCCTGATGCAGAAGGGTCGGATCCCGGACGCCTGGTATGCCGCGCAAGTCGACCAAGCCGACCGAACCGATGGCGACATCGACACGCTGTCAGGCCGAATTGCACAAATTCGCACCTGGACCTTCGTCGCCAACCGGCCAGATTGGCTGCGTGATCCGGAATATTGGCAGGGGATTACCCGCGACCTCGAAAATAAATTGTCAGACGCCCTTCATGAACGGCTCACGGAGCGTTTCGTTGATCGTCGTACCAGTGTATTGATGCGGCGCCTGCGGGAGAACAGTGTTTTGAATACGGAAATCGGCAAGACCGGCGAAGTGATCGTTGAAGGGCACGCGATCGGTCGCCTGGATGGATTCACCTTCGCGCCCGACACCGCCGAAGCCGGCTCCGAGGCCAAGGCCTTGCAGGCTGCTGCGCAGAAGGCGCTGGCTGGCGAGATCGAGGCACGCGCCGAGAAGCTGTCCAATGCGCCCGACGAGCACATCGTGCTGACCGCCGACGGCACGCTTCGCTGGACGGGCGACGCCGTCGCCAAGCTGGTCGCCGCCGACGACGCGCTGCATCCGCGCCTGCGTATCATTGCCGACGAGCGGCTCACTGGTGCGGCGCGCGACAAGGTGCAGGCACGGCTCGACCTGTGGCTGAAGACGCATGTCGAGAAGCTGCTCGGGCCGCTGTTCGAATTGTCTAAGGCCGAGGACATCACCGGCATCGCGCGGGGCATCGCCTTCCAGCTCGTCGAGGCGCTCGGCGTCATCGAGCGCAATAAGATCGCGGCCGAGATGAAGGATCTCGACCAGCCCTCGCGCGCCACCTTGCGCAAATATGGCGTGCGTTTCGGCGCCTATCACATCTACGTCCCGGCGCTGCTCAAGCCTGCCGCACGCGCGCTCGCGGCGCTGCTATGGGCCGAGAAGCAGGGCAATGTCGACATGTCCGCCCTGACCGGCGCGCAGCATCTGGCGAGCTCGGGCCGCACCTCCTTCCCCGTCGACAAGGCCCTGCCGCGCGATGCCTATCGCGTGCTTGGCTACAAGCAGGCAGGTGAGCGCGCCGTACGCGTCGACATCCTGGAGCGGCTCGCCGACCTGATTCGTCCCGCGCTGGCCTGGCGCGAGACTACGCAGGGCGAGAAGCCGGCCGGTGCCTTCGATGGCCGTGGCTTCGTGGTGACGCAGGCGATGACCTCACTGACCGGCTCGGCCGGCGAGGACTTCGCCTCGATCCTGCGCGCGCTCGGCTACCGCATGGAAAAGCGGCCGCCCTTGCCGCCGAAGCCGGTTGAAAAGCCGGTCGAGGCGGCTGCGCCTGATGAGGCGCCGGCCGAAACGGCAGCGGCGGAGACAGCCGCTGCCCAGCCGGACGCGCAGGTGCCGACCGTGGCGGAGGCTGCCGTCGCGCCCGTTACCGAGCAAGTCATGGATGCGCCTGCTGAGCCGCAGGTCGAGACCACGGCGGCCTCTGCGCTGTCGTCCTTGCCGACCGTCGATTTCGTCGCTCCGGCGCCGGCCGAAGAGTTGCCTGTCGTCGAGACGTCTGAGGACGCCGCTGCGACCGAGGCCGCGCAACCGGCTTCCGTCGAGGTGGCCGCCGCTGATGCGCCTCAGGCAGAGGCCGCGCAGCAGGTCGTTCCGGCCGACGGCGCGACCGCCGAAGCTTCCGCGGCCGAGCCGGCTGCAGATGCGGCCGAGGCCGCGCCCGCCGCCGAGCCTGTGCTGGTTGAGGTCTGGCGTCCCGGCGGACGGTCGGAAGAGCGCCGTCCGCGCCATGAGCACCATCAGCGCAACCGGCATCGTCCGCAGCACGACCGTGGCCAGGCGGCTCCTGGTGAGCAGCCCGCCGCGGGTGCTGCGCCCGCCGAGGGCGAGGGTCGCGAGCGCCATCATCGCGGCCATGGCCGCCGGGACCGGGTCAAGGAGTTCGGCAAGGATTTTCGCAAGGGACCGCCGCGCGAAGGGTCCGAGGCCCCTGCTGCCGAGGGCGCGCCCGCGCGCGACGATCGCGGCCCGCGCCGCGATCACGACGCCAAGGGGCGCGATCAGGGACGCGACCAGAATCGCGACCGCAACAAAGGCGGAAAATTCGGTGGTGACCGCGAGGGACGCGGCGGCCGCGATTTCGGCAAGGGCGGCCGCGACAAGCGCGACGGCGGCCCGGCCTTGCGGCCCTACGCGTCGAGCGGTGGTGGCGGTCGCGACCGCGACCGACCCGTCGATCCGAACTCGCCGTTCGCCAAATTGGCTGCCCTCAAGGAGCAGCTGGCCGCGAACAACCGCAAGGACTGA
- a CDS encoding M48 family metalloprotease gives MLVVNCGSRIAPALLCLGLALAGCSDMGKLQQATAPMPTPRPKPAIVQTTPASDREHERILATYGGAYEDPQLEALIGRIVDRLVAVSDRPDQGYKVTILNSGAVNAFALPTGQLYVTRGLIALANDTSELSSVLSHEMAHVLARHAAIREDQARQAAVVTRVVSDMGNDPDLTALALAKTKLTMASFSRTQEFEADGIGVGISAKAKFDPYGAARFLTSMERNAELKAGKVAIDPRAQDFLSSHPATPERVQNAAAIAKQYVSADAKEHDRETYLAAVDNIVYGEDPSEGFVRGRRFLHPKLGFTFQAPENFTLDNTAQAVIGVREGGAQAMRFDVVRVPAQQTLGDYLNSGWMENVDRSSTEELTINGFPAASTSASGDPWQFKVYALRVGSDVYRFIFASRQKTTESERNARETVNSFRRLSLEEIQSARPLRIKVITVQPGDTVESLAHRMTGVDRPIERFRVLNGLDARAQVKVRDRVKIVVE, from the coding sequence ATGTTGGTAGTGAACTGCGGTTCGCGGATCGCACCGGCGTTGCTGTGCCTGGGGCTCGCGCTGGCCGGTTGCAGCGACATGGGCAAGTTGCAGCAGGCGACGGCGCCAATGCCGACGCCGCGGCCCAAGCCGGCGATCGTACAGACCACGCCAGCGAGCGACCGCGAGCATGAACGCATCCTTGCAACTTACGGCGGTGCCTATGAGGATCCCCAGCTCGAGGCGCTGATCGGCCGGATCGTCGATCGGCTGGTGGCCGTGTCGGACAGGCCGGACCAGGGCTACAAGGTCACCATCCTCAACTCCGGCGCAGTGAACGCCTTCGCGCTGCCGACCGGCCAGCTCTACGTCACGCGCGGCCTGATCGCGCTCGCTAACGACACCTCCGAGCTCTCCTCGGTGCTGAGCCACGAGATGGCGCATGTGCTGGCCCGCCACGCCGCGATCCGCGAGGATCAGGCGCGCCAGGCCGCGGTGGTCACCCGCGTCGTGTCCGATATGGGCAACGATCCGGATCTCACCGCACTGGCGCTGGCCAAGACCAAGCTGACGATGGCGAGCTTCTCGCGCACGCAGGAGTTCGAGGCCGACGGCATCGGCGTCGGGATCTCCGCCAAGGCGAAGTTCGATCCCTATGGCGCGGCGCGGTTCCTGACCTCGATGGAACGCAACGCCGAGCTGAAGGCCGGTAAGGTCGCAATCGACCCGCGGGCGCAGGACTTCCTGTCGTCGCACCCGGCCACGCCCGAGCGCGTCCAGAACGCCGCGGCGATCGCCAAGCAATACGTCTCGGCGGACGCCAAGGAGCACGACCGCGAAACCTATCTCGCCGCGGTCGACAACATCGTCTATGGCGAGGACCCGAGCGAGGGCTTCGTGCGCGGCCGCCGCTTCCTGCATCCGAAGCTCGGCTTCACGTTCCAGGCGCCGGAGAACTTCACGCTCGACAACACCGCCCAGGCGGTGATCGGCGTCCGCGAGGGCGGCGCCCAGGCGATGCGCTTCGACGTGGTGCGTGTGCCGGCTCAGCAGACGCTGGGCGACTATCTCAATTCCGGCTGGATGGAGAACGTCGACAGATCGTCGACCGAGGAGCTGACAATCAACGGCTTCCCGGCGGCCTCCACCAGCGCCAGCGGCGATCCCTGGCAGTTCAAGGTCTACGCGCTGCGGGTCGGCAGCGACGTCTACCGCTTCATCTTCGCCTCGCGCCAGAAGACCACCGAGAGCGAGCGCAATGCGCGGGAGACGGTGAACTCGTTCCGCCGGCTCAGCCTGGAGGAGATCCAGTCGGCCCGGCCGCTGCGCATCAAGGTCATCACCGTGCAGCCCGGCGACACCGTCGAGTCCCTCGCCCACCGCATGACCGGCGTCGACCGCCCGATCGAGCGCTTCCGCGTCCTCAACGGCCTCGACGCCCGCGCCCAGGTCAAGGTCCGCGATCGCGTGAAGATCGTGGTGGAGTGA
- a CDS encoding ABC transporter substrate-binding protein yields MSRSIRGAAASLIVLAAALTLSATAALAQSKPPLKIGGILDMSSLYADITGPGSEAAAKMAVEDFGGEVLGRKIEVIAADHLNKADLAANIARDMLDNQGVEMIWDVAASATALAAGEIAKARNKIIIFNGPGSVRLSNEACGPYTVHYVFDTFAQANVTGLAAVKSGLDSWFFLTADYAFGQDLEKDTSAVVVKSGGKVLGSVRHPLNTSDFSSFLLQAQASKAKVIGLANAGGDTINAIKQAAEFGISKSGQKLSPLLAFVSDIDSVGLETAQGLLVAEAFYWDLNDDTRAFTKRFMERTRRVPTSAQAGVYSSVTHYLQAVKAAGTTDPDAVMKLMRATPINDMFAKGGRIREDGRMVHDMYLFEVKKPSESKGKSDDYKLLATVPGNEAFQSLELSRCPLVKK; encoded by the coding sequence ATGAGCAGATCCATTCGCGGCGCGGCAGCGTCATTGATCGTGCTGGCCGCGGCGCTGACGCTGTCGGCCACCGCGGCGCTGGCGCAGAGCAAGCCGCCGCTGAAGATCGGCGGCATTCTCGACATGTCGAGCCTCTACGCCGACATCACGGGCCCCGGCAGCGAGGCCGCGGCGAAGATGGCGGTCGAGGATTTCGGCGGCGAGGTGCTGGGACGCAAGATCGAGGTGATCGCGGCCGACCATCTCAACAAGGCCGATCTCGCCGCCAACATCGCGCGCGACATGCTCGACAATCAGGGCGTCGAGATGATCTGGGACGTCGCGGCCTCGGCCACCGCGCTCGCCGCCGGCGAGATCGCCAAGGCGCGTAACAAGATCATCATCTTCAACGGCCCGGGCTCTGTGCGCCTCTCCAACGAGGCCTGCGGCCCGTACACCGTGCACTACGTCTTCGACACGTTTGCGCAGGCCAACGTCACCGGCCTCGCGGCCGTGAAGTCCGGCCTCGACAGCTGGTTCTTCCTCACCGCCGACTACGCGTTCGGCCAGGACCTCGAGAAGGACACCAGCGCGGTGGTGGTGAAGTCGGGCGGCAAGGTGCTCGGCAGCGTGCGCCATCCGCTCAACACCTCGGACTTCTCCTCATTCCTGCTGCAGGCCCAGGCCTCCAAGGCCAAGGTGATCGGGCTCGCCAATGCCGGCGGCGACACCATCAACGCGATCAAGCAGGCGGCGGAGTTCGGCATCAGCAAGAGCGGCCAGAAGCTGTCGCCGCTGCTCGCCTTCGTCTCCGACATCGACAGCGTCGGGCTGGAGACGGCGCAGGGGCTCCTGGTGGCGGAAGCGTTTTATTGGGATCTCAACGACGACACCCGCGCCTTCACCAAGCGTTTCATGGAGCGCACCAGGCGCGTGCCGACCTCTGCGCAGGCCGGCGTGTATTCCTCGGTGACGCACTATCTCCAGGCCGTGAAGGCCGCGGGCACCACCGATCCCGACGCCGTCATGAAGCTGATGCGCGCGACCCCGATCAACGACATGTTCGCGAAGGGCGGGCGGATCCGCGAGGACGGCCGGATGGTGCACGACATGTATCTGTTCGAGGTGAAGAAGCCGTCGGAGTCCAAGGGCAAATCCGACGACTACAAGCTGCTCGCGACCGTGCCAGGCAACGAGGCGTTCCAGTCGCTGGAGTTGTCGCGTTGTCCGCTGGTGAAGAAATGA
- the fdxA gene encoding ferredoxin FdxA, protein MTYVVTENCIKCKYTDCVEVCPVDCFYEGENMLVIHPDECIDCGVCEPECPADAIKPDTEPGLEKWLGVNAEYAKSWPNITQKKDPPGDAKEHDGEDGKFEKYFSSKAGAGD, encoded by the coding sequence ATGACTTACGTCGTCACCGAAAACTGCATCAAGTGCAAATATACCGATTGCGTTGAGGTCTGCCCGGTAGACTGTTTCTACGAAGGCGAAAACATGCTCGTCATTCATCCGGACGAATGCATCGATTGCGGCGTGTGCGAACCCGAATGCCCGGCCGATGCGATCAAGCCGGATACCGAGCCGGGTCTGGAGAAGTGGCTGGGCGTCAATGCCGAATATGCCAAGTCCTGGCCGAACATCACCCAGAAGAAGGATCCGCCGGGCGATGCCAAGGAGCACGACGGCGAGGACGGAAAATTCGAGAAATATTTTTCGTCGAAGGCCGGAGCCGGGGACTAG